In Aquiflexum balticum DSM 16537, a single genomic region encodes these proteins:
- a CDS encoding amidohydrolase family protein: MKIYVLFCMLLLMLSACSQNEQWYSLEDFSKVKKIDAHVHLDTERSAFVEKATADNFRLINVSLEVDDGWNDVHRKYKDGLHQHQSFPKTVDMITSFAVSDWDDAYWEGKVISWLDSCFNQGALGVKVWKNIGMVSRDSSGNLISIDDDRFDPVFRFIQERGKTLMGHLGEPKNCWLPLDSMTTENDRNYFKNHPQYHMYFQPEMPSHEDLMAARDRMLEKHPELRFVGAHLGSLEYSVDVLAERLDRFPNMAVDLAARMGQLFYQTANDREKVRNFFIQYQDRILYGTDLGDNGERSQENLYRNMDENWRRDWEFFVTDHAMQSNLITQPFMGLQLPKEVVDKVYYKNAVKWFGMED, translated from the coding sequence ATGAAAATATATGTCTTGTTTTGTATGTTACTTTTGATGCTAAGTGCCTGCAGCCAAAATGAACAATGGTACTCGCTTGAGGACTTTTCGAAGGTCAAAAAAATAGATGCCCATGTACATCTTGATACAGAAAGGTCAGCCTTTGTTGAAAAGGCAACGGCAGATAATTTTCGTCTTATCAATGTGAGTCTGGAGGTTGATGACGGTTGGAATGATGTTCATAGAAAGTATAAGGATGGGTTACATCAGCATCAATCCTTTCCCAAAACGGTGGATATGATCACTTCTTTTGCGGTTTCGGATTGGGATGATGCATATTGGGAAGGCAAGGTGATTTCCTGGTTGGACAGTTGCTTTAATCAGGGAGCCTTGGGAGTAAAGGTTTGGAAAAATATAGGCATGGTTTCCAGAGACTCTTCAGGCAATTTAATCTCGATTGATGATGATAGGTTTGATCCGGTTTTCCGGTTTATTCAAGAGCGTGGAAAAACCCTGATGGGTCATCTAGGAGAACCCAAAAACTGCTGGTTGCCATTGGATTCCATGACAACGGAAAATGATCGCAACTATTTCAAAAACCATCCCCAATACCACATGTACTTTCAACCGGAGATGCCTTCCCATGAGGACTTGATGGCTGCCCGGGATCGAATGTTGGAAAAGCATCCTGAGTTAAGATTTGTAGGGGCTCATTTGGGAAGTCTGGAATATAGCGTTGACGTGCTTGCAGAACGCCTTGACCGTTTCCCAAACATGGCCGTTGATTTGGCCGCACGAATGGGGCAATTGTTTTATCAAACGGCTAATGATCGGGAAAAAGTCCGGAATTTTTTCATCCAATATCAGGACAGGATTTTGTACGGGACTGACTTGGGAGATAATGGGGAGCGATCACAGGAAAACCTGTACAGGAATATGGATGAAAATTGGAGACGGGATTGGGAGTTTTTCGTGACGGATCATGCCATGCAAAGCAATCTGATCACACAACCATTTATGGGTTTACAATTGCCCAAAGAAGTGGTGGATAAGGTATATTATAAAAATGCGGTGAAATGGTTTGGAATGGAAGATTAG
- a CDS encoding dienelactone hydrolase family protein: MRRFKYYFFALFLFQIFSFFGIPNAISQDKKNPMAEDMYEIKDKEVLRKELYGLLGKLPDRERPISVELVSREERDGVVIEKLLLDINGLEKVPAFFTKPKNAKGKLPVVLFNHSHFGQYEVGKNEFIQGRKEMQAPPYAFALAREGYAGFCLDSWGFGERSGKSELDLFKEMLWKGQVLFGMMVYDNLRALDYLNSREDIDKERIATMGMSMGSTMAWWLAALDERIQVVVDLNCLTDFHTLLEKNDLNLHGIYYYVPDLLNHFSTSKINGLISPRPHFGLAGKFDPLTPLEGLSIIDENLKKIYAKDGAPEAWKLKIYDVAHEETAEMRADILQFLRDWL; this comes from the coding sequence ATGAGACGTTTTAAGTATTATTTCTTCGCTTTATTCCTGTTCCAAATTTTCAGTTTCTTTGGGATACCGAATGCCATTTCTCAAGATAAAAAAAATCCTATGGCTGAAGATATGTATGAAATCAAAGATAAAGAGGTCTTAAGAAAAGAACTGTATGGACTCTTGGGGAAGCTTCCGGATAGGGAAAGGCCTATTTCAGTAGAATTGGTGTCCAGGGAAGAAAGGGATGGGGTCGTCATTGAAAAATTATTACTGGATATCAATGGATTGGAGAAGGTGCCTGCCTTCTTTACCAAACCAAAGAATGCCAAAGGGAAGTTGCCGGTAGTCCTTTTTAACCACTCTCATTTCGGTCAATATGAGGTGGGAAAGAATGAATTTATTCAAGGCAGAAAAGAAATGCAGGCGCCCCCCTATGCTTTTGCTTTGGCCCGGGAAGGTTATGCGGGTTTTTGTTTGGATTCCTGGGGATTCGGTGAGAGATCGGGAAAGTCCGAACTGGATTTGTTCAAAGAAATGCTGTGGAAGGGACAGGTTCTCTTTGGGATGATGGTATATGACAATTTAAGGGCATTGGATTATTTGAATTCCAGGGAAGATATTGATAAGGAACGGATAGCAACTATGGGTATGTCCATGGGAAGTACCATGGCCTGGTGGCTTGCTGCATTGGATGAGCGTATTCAAGTAGTTGTGGATCTGAATTGTTTAACGGACTTTCATACTCTTTTGGAAAAAAATGACCTCAATCTTCATGGTATTTATTATTACGTTCCTGATTTGTTGAACCATTTTTCTACTTCAAAAATCAATGGATTGATTTCTCCCCGTCCACATTTTGGTCTGGCGGGAAAATTCGATCCGCTTACCCCCTTGGAAGGTTTGTCAATCATCGATGAAAACCTGAAGAAAATTTACGCTAAAGACGGAGCACCTGAAGCATGGAAATTAAAAATTTATGATGTCGCCCATGAGGAAACAGCTGAGATGCGGGCGGATATTTTACAATTTCTAAGGGATTGGTTGTAA
- a CDS encoding antibiotic biosynthesis monooxygenase family protein: MEKDNNPIANTPTPPYYAVIFTSIRTEINDGYGEMAKEMTNLAEKQPGYLGHESARDGLGITVSYWESLESIRNWKMVSEHLFAQRMGREKWYASYKTRISLVERDYGFGGI; encoded by the coding sequence ATGGAAAAAGATAACAATCCAATTGCCAATACACCTACTCCGCCTTATTATGCTGTTATTTTCACAAGTATAAGGACTGAAATAAATGATGGCTACGGAGAAATGGCAAAAGAAATGACCAACTTGGCGGAAAAACAGCCAGGTTACCTAGGGCATGAATCTGCCCGGGATGGTCTCGGCATCACTGTCAGTTATTGGGAAAGCCTAGAATCCATCAGAAACTGGAAAATGGTCTCCGAACATTTATTTGCCCAAAGAATGGGGCGGGAAAAATGGTATGCCTCGTATAAAACACGGATTAGTTTGGTGGAAAGGGATTATGGATTTGGAGGAATTTAG